From Proteus vulgaris:
GTCGTCTCTTAATTAAAGGAAGAGTATGACTTCTATATCATTACTCTTCCGTGTAAAAAAAGACTATTAGAGGCTATAACCAATCGAACGATAAGCATCGCTATAGTCTTTTGTGTGGTGTTTAGCTAAGTATTTAACTCGCATTAAAAGGGAATTTACGTCTTGTTTAAAAGAAGGTGAGTTTCCATCTAAATAATATTTCCCGTACTCTGTAAAATGGACTAAAGAAGCATTAGCAGGGTAATTAATATTAAGTACGCTACACCAAGCAGATTGAATAATGGAAGATAAGCTATTATCACTTTCATTATATCGACCTAATGTGTAATAGATGTCTTTATTCAGCAATAAAAGAAGGTGGTAATGCTTTTGTTTATTCCTTTCACCGTATTCTCTTACCCAAACATAATGTAATGGATTATTGAGTCGCCTACCCCAAGCTTTCTCTTTTCTTCTCGTATCACTGATTAGTTTTGCTTTGAGTGATTCGATAAAGCGAGTCATCACTTTATTATTAGGTGGAATATCACTAGAGGAATAAGGAAAGCGTAGATCAACACGAATAGCAATAATACGTGATAATGAATTTATCGCATCATTAATCACATCGCGAATGATTGTGAGGTAAGACGAATTGTAACTCTCGTCAGGGTAGTTAATAAGCATGATCTTTATCCTTGATAATGGGTTTATTCATATCAATGGATGGTTTATTTATTTTTAACTTTATATCTTATTGTGGATGGTTTAATTGAACAGTTATTGGTGAGTTAATATGAATGCTTAATATATCTTACTGAAAGAGTGCTTAGTGATGACTTGCTTATCTTTATCACTGAGAGATATATCAGTAAGGTCGTTATATAAGTAAGGTGAATATGTAACAAAGATAACGATGTAATAATCTTAGGTATATTACTATACCAACAAAGGGGAGTTTACCCTCAGTCATCGTTGAGAAAAAACAGGCTTTCTATACCCTCTTTTTTTGCGTTTCCTTTCCCCTTTTTTACTCTGATATTAGTTTTAATTATCATCATCTATTTTTCCTTGTACTTTCTATGTAAAATGATAACTTGTGTGTTTTAAAATGATAACAATTGTATTTTTTTAGATAACATTTGTTTTTAAATAGATAAGGTTTATGTGATGATTTTAGAGGAAATGAGAGAGGATTTTTACTTTGTTTTACCTGATAAGAAGGATGCTTATATTGAAACTCAGGTTGATAAAGAGTTGTTGGAAAAACTAGGAAGGTTAAAACAGGATTATTGTTTTTTTACAGAAGTTAAACATAATGAAAAAAAATACTTTATGTCTATTGTTGAGTATATTTATGAATATTTTAATAGAATAAAAATAAGAGGAATACAAAATGAGGAGATTAATCATCAACTCATTTACATACTGCGTGAACAGATGTATAAAAAAACTTATTTATATAGAAAAATAAAAGAATATCATGAACTAATTACAACGATAAATAAAAATAGATATATGCTCTGTTTTTCGTTAGGAATGGATCAATTTAATAATGAGCCTGATTTTGATTTTTATGATGAATATAAGAAGGTATTATCTTGTTTTTTTAATAACATCCGTTCTCGTGCATTTTATCGAGATTTTGTGATAGGTTATTTCTGGGTTCTTCTTAAAAAAAAGAAAAATAATAACTGCTATGCTCATATTAACTTTTACTTAAAAGAGGAGGGTTTTAATAAAAAACTAATAAGGGAAATAAACAGTGTTTGGCGAAAGGTTATTAAATCAGAAAATAGAACAGGTGAGGTTTTATATTTCACAATGAAAGAAAATATCAACCCGGCTGAACAGTATGAAAGTATGGGTGATAGTACCACAAGAAGAAAGATAAAAAAGAAATATGAAAAAGTGGTTTCTATTGCATCCATAAAAAATGATAAAACCCTTATTCTTTACCCTGATTTTAATGAAGGTAATGAAAATTATGAATACTATTTTAATAACAGCAATAAAAAAGAGTTTTTTGAAAATTACCTTATATCGTTAGCAAAAAAATCTTTTTATATACCGAATTTTAGAGGGTGTGGTACGGCATCAGTAGAAATGGCAAAAAATAAACTAAAAAAAGATAAGGAAAAGAATAAATCAAAAAAATCTTAGATATATATTAATCACGCGAAGCCAAACAAAAGGCTTTATCATTGAAGCGACACACCCTGTCGTTTCAGTCTTTTTTATTATTCAAAAATAATCAATTTGCCTGCCATATCCTGTCAGTCGGGTGTTTTATAGTAATGCCATCTTATATTTAATGAGGTATACCAAGATGGCAACTTATCGTATTGATGCAGATTTATCCTTTATTGGGCAATGCAGTAATGAAGACCTCTCGTTATTATTATCAGTATTAACGCATGATGTTAAAGACGGTGAAAAACGTTGGTCTGAAACCTTAACAAGCACGCCTGAATATCAACTCTTCTATCCTAATCACCAAAAATATTGGCCTGCTATTTGTGCTGAATTACAAACCTATGGTGCTAATAGCGTCGTCAGTTTATTTCGCGGTAATAAAGGCGTGCTATACCGTGAAATATTAACGGACGTCTGTGATAAGTTGGCGGTGAATTACGCCACAAACAGTGAAACAGAAACCATTGAATTAAATCTTTTATTAAAAGTCTTTGAAAAAAGCTTAGATAACATGACACAGGAGGAATTAAAAACACTGGCTCAAGAATTACAATTAAATCTCACCAATCCCACCCCGCAATTGGTGTTAATTGCCATGCAGGCCGCCATTAGAACATCCGGTTTTGCGGCCTTAGAACTTGCGACCTTATCCGCTATCAGCGTGATTAATGCCTTAGGCGGTGTAGCGACCTTTGGCACGCTGTTTGTGGCTCAACGCGCGCTGTCGTTTATTGCTGGGCCTATTGGTCTCGCTCTCAGTTCTGCTTGGCTACTGTCTGATATCGCAGGCCCCGCCTATCGTGTCACGGTACCGGCTTGCATTATTGTGGCTTATTTACGCCAAAAACACCTTTCTCACGACTAACGTCATTTTTCGCTTGTTGGCTTTAACGGAATAACGTCTATGTCATTGTCTCAACATCGTCATGACCGTTTAGCACAACGGTTAGCCTTTATTATTACGCAGTTGTTTAAAGGCGAAACGCTGTCGCTGACGGCATTGGCACACGAGTTTAATGTGTCAGTGCGCACTTTACAGCGTGACTTTAATGAACGATTGATTTATCTCGACTTGGAATACAAAGACGGCTGTTATGGGTTAGCGAAATCACAACGTCTTTTTAGAACCGATAAAGACATTCTGCAATTTGCGTCCATGACAAGTATGGTGCCGTTCTTTCCTTCTCTCGATAGAAAGCTTATTTCGGTGTTATTAGACACCGAAGAAGCTCCACCTTATCTGATTTATCACGAGGCACCTCAGCATTCACCTTCGCTGTTTGGCGCGTTTGCTGTATTGACGCAAGCCATTATTGATAAACGCTGTATTCAATTTTTGT
This genomic window contains:
- a CDS encoding inovirus Gp2 family protein, which gives rise to MLINYPDESYNSSYLTIIRDVINDAINSLSRIIAIRVDLRFPYSSSDIPPNNKVMTRFIESLKAKLISDTRRKEKAWGRRLNNPLHYVWVREYGERNKQKHYHLLLLLNKDIYYTLGRYNESDNSLSSIIQSAWCSVLNINYPANASLVHFTEYGKYYLDGNSPSFKQDVNSLLMRVKYLAKHHTKDYSDAYRSIGYSL
- a CDS encoding helix-turn-helix transcriptional regulator, with the protein product MSLSQHRHDRLAQRLAFIITQLFKGETLSLTALAHEFNVSVRTLQRDFNERLIYLDLEYKDGCYGLAKSQRLFRTDKDILQFASMTSMVPFFPSLDRKLISVLLDTEEAPPYLIYHEAPQHSPSLFGAFAVLTQAIIDKRCIQFLYRDTTVKGIAPYKLIYFDGYWYFCGAKEKAIQVFYMKEMSDVFVTQRTFIKQKEIEHLIQQPQFITALPHFHYIKALTSPS
- a CDS encoding DUF3944 domain-containing protein, with amino-acid sequence MATYRIDADLSFIGQCSNEDLSLLLSVLTHDVKDGEKRWSETLTSTPEYQLFYPNHQKYWPAICAELQTYGANSVVSLFRGNKGVLYREILTDVCDKLAVNYATNSETETIELNLLLKVFEKSLDNMTQEELKTLAQELQLNLTNPTPQLVLIAMQAAIRTSGFAALELATLSAISVINALGGVATFGTLFVAQRALSFIAGPIGLALSSAWLLSDIAGPAYRVTVPACIIVAYLRQKHLSHD